In a genomic window of Bicyclus anynana chromosome 5, ilBicAnyn1.1, whole genome shotgun sequence:
- the LOC112052596 gene encoding rhomboid-related protein 2, with the protein MAPDAEDCEQVERLNANYPEVPVHQGRRILPEVPPPAQAWTENEELGLGSDSRTNSPGENRRLLGTKPLQKPSCRLQAGLTLGVWVVKKPKCSSLKSGIKTQTKTKFQKRREKLKDVLRPPYFIITMLFLIVMVHLCGPDELRSKLEWAPEAWWTEPWRLLTYGLVHAGAAHLAINALVAVTVGWHLEREQGWARVALVWLGGVAAGALGAGALQPRVRVVGASAAVYALLTAHLPNVCLRFGHIPLWWFRPLSVMVLGASEGCWALVRTPDPQLSASHVAWAAHALGAAVGVPLAFLVFTGENSHKRSVTVCRISSGLLLVMGVVAAALYYRFWYEVDPMT; encoded by the exons ATGGCTCCAGATGCGGAGGATTGCGAACag GTGGAGCGGTTAAATGCAAACTATCCAGAAGTGCCCGTACACCAAGGCAGACGGATTCTGCCAGAAGTGCCGCCGCCGGCGCAAGCCTGGACAGAGAACGAGGAGTTGGGCCTCGGAAGCGATAGCAGGACCAACAGTCCTGGCGAGAACAGGCGACTCCTCGGAACCAAGCCCCTCCAGAAACCCTCCTGCCGTCTCCAGGCCGGTCTCACTTTAGGAGTGTGGGTCGTCAAAAAACCGAAATGTTCGTCACTAAAGTCTGGAATAAAAACGCAAACCAAAACGAAATTTCAGAAGAGAAGGGAGAAGTTAAAAGATGTTCTTAGGCCTCCCTACTTCATCATCACCATGCTGTTCCTTATT GTAATGGTGCACCTCTGTGGTCCGGACGAGTTGCGCTCGAAGCTGGAGTGGGCTCCGGAGGCGTGGTGGACGGAGCCCTGGCGCCTGCTCACGTACGGGCTGGTGCACGCCGGCGCCGCGCACCTCGCCATCAACGCGCTGGTGGCGGTCACT GTGGGCTGGCACCTGGAGCGCGAGCAGGGCTGGGCGCGCGTGGCGCTGGTGTGGCTGGGCGGCGTGGCGGCCGGCGCGCTGGGCGCGGGCGCGCTGCAGCCGCGCGTGCGCGTCGTGGGCGCGTCCGCCGCCGTGTACGCCTTGCTCACGGCGCACCTGCCCAACGTGTGCCTAAg ATTCGGCCACATCCCCTTGTGGTGGTTTCGGCCGCTGAGCGTCATGGTGCTGGGCGCGTCGGAGGGCTGCTGGGCGCTGGTCCGCACCCCCGACCCGCAGCTGTCGGCCTCGCATGTGGCGTGGGCGGCGCACGCGCTGGGCGCGGCCGTGGGCGTGCCGCTGGCGTTCCTGGTGTTCACAG GAGAAAATTCACATAAACGAAGCGTAACAGTGTGTAGAATATCGTCGGGCCTGCTGCTGGTCATGGGAGTTGTAGCTGCCGCTCTTTACTATCGCTTCTGGTACGAGGTCGATCCGATGACTTGA